From uncultured Desulfobacter sp.:
AACTGCCTGAAAATGACACAGTCGCCCTGGCCCTGGATGAAATGCGTTTGCGCCAGGTCATTATCAATCTGGTGGGCAATGCCTTGAAATTTACTGAATTCGGGACCATTTCCCTTAAAGCGGAAATTCGTACCAGCCGAAAAGATGAGGAAAAGTACGCTGATCTTATTATTCAGGTGGCAGACACAGGCATTGGTATTTGCGAAACCCAGCAGGATAAAATATTTGAGGCGTTTGAACAGGCATCGGGCGGAACCAGCCGGAAATTCGGCGGCACCGGACTGGGGTTGACCATCTGCAAACAGCTTATAGAGCTTATGGGCGGAAATCTGTCCGTATCAAGCAAACCGGATCAAGGCAGTATTTTTACCGTTTTCCTGCCGGATGTTAAACGGTATCAAGCTGACAGTCCCGCACCGGCGGAAGCAAACAAGTCAACCTGGGCCAACATGCAGTTTGCCAAAAATCGCATTCTCATTGTGGATGACGACCGGGATATCCGGTTTATGCTCAGGGAAGTCCTGGAAAAAATAAATCTTGAAGTCATTGAAGCGGAAAACGGCCTCCAGGCGCTTGAGCATGCCAAAGCCCAGAAACCTACCCTGATATTCATAGATCTCAAAATGCCTGAAATTGACGGTGTGGACACCGCAGCGCGTTTGAAAGCAGACCGCGACGTTGCCCATATTCCCATATGTCTCATGACCGCCGGCATGACGCTATGGCCCGAAGAAGAACTTGAATCCCGGGGATTTGCCTGCACCATTGCCAAGCCCATTGCCATAGACAGCCTGATGGCCGTTTTAACACGGTTCATCAACCCGGCACCTGATACAACGGAGATCTCTGCTACATTAAGCCGATTGGACACACTGGACAAAGACAGTCTGCCCGACGAATTTCTGGGCAGATTGCACAAGGATATTATTCCCCATATCCCCCTCACCCGGGAGGCAATAAAAATATCCGATATCCAGCGGTTTGCCGTAAGGATCACTGAAACCGGAAAAGCTTTTAAAATCAAAGCGTTCAAAACATTTGGAAACGATCTTTTCCAGCTATCTAACACCTTTGACATTGAAAAGATCCAGATCTATCTTGAATACTTTATCCAAACCATGGATCGACTAGGCAAAAACTCTTAAGTTTACTTCCTGCCGGGGGCGATAAGACTGCGAATCCATCCTAAAAACGTATTTCCTTCCAGGTAGTCCTTCTCTGCGGTTTCCAAAGCCATTGTCATCTTTTCCGTATCTCCGTACCGGTCTTTGCGGGTGATGATTTCCCGGGCGGGGTCTAGTTTCCGGATGATCCTGGCCGGGTTGCCTGCAGCCACAACATTGGCAGGGATGTCGCAGGTGACAACGGCGCCTGCCCCGATAATAGAATTTCTCCCAATGGTTACGTCTTTGCACACAATGGCGGAATCGCCGATCCACACATTTTCTTTCAGGACCACCCTGGACCGGCCAGCAGGCGGCAACGATCTGTCATAAATACCGTGCCAGTCTGAATCCGTAATATAGGCGTGGCTGGCCAGCATGCAGGAGTCTGCGATACAAATGGAATTGGCCGCTGAAATCCGCACCCCCGGAGAGATAAGCACATGGTCCCCGATACGTATACCGTCAATATCTTTTTTTTCGGACCACACCGTCAAGCGGGTTCTTTTGTCCGGGCATCCCAGCAGGGTCACATGACTGCCGATGGAGATGGGGCTGCCGAACAATTCAATATACCAGGGTTTAATTATATACGGGTGGGGACCCAGGGAACTAAGCTGAGGAGCAAGATAGCGGCGGACATAAAAATTCTGAAACCGGTACCAGGCCTGTTTAATATAGTATGGGCGTTTATCCCGGATCATTGTTCAAGATGTAAACTTACAGCCGTCCCATGCATCATGATCAAACAACCGGGCCCCGGGTGTCAGGCCGTACAAGGCATCGGCGGCTATCAAAACCACGGCATTGGTCCAGGATATTTTATCCTCCGGCCAGACCACCATATCCGGATACGTGTAGCCGCACCAGAAGGTTTGATCCTCAAACACCCGGTTGTGAATCCAGGAAAAAACAATAGCCGCCTTTTGACGACGTCCCATGGCGTGAAGTGCAAGCACCAGCTCCGAGGTTTCGGCAATGGTCACCCAGGGCTGGTCGGAGACACAGCGGCATCCCTGGTCCTCAATGACATATTTATGCCAGTATCTATCAATACGTGCCTTTGCCCGGCGTCCCTGCAATGCCCCGGACAGTATTGGGTAAAACCAGTACATGGAAAATCTGGACTTGGACACGTTATAGGTAAAAATATTTTCCCTGATGGATCTGCCAAGGCGTTTAAGTGCATCCTCCCATTCCGGACAGTCACGGTCTAGGATACCGGCAATGGCCAGGGCACATTTCAGGCTCATGAATATGGAAGAACTGCCTGACAAAAGAGACATGGGATCAACCTTGCCCTCGGGACTCTTTGCCCAGTAAATCTCTCCTGTGACCGCCTGAAGGTCCAAAGCAAAGCCAATTCCCTTTGACATGATTGACCAAAATTTTTCCAGATCAGCCTTGTCCCTTTTTATTAAAAACTGATGAAACAGCCCCACCGCCAGATAGCAGGCCATGTGACTTTCGGTGGTCCGGTCCTCGGGAACGGAATCCATATAGGATGAATACCAGGATCCGTTTTCATTCTGGAGAGCGGCCAGCCAGTCCAGAGCGGCCATTGCCTGGTCATGGAAACCGGCGATATTCAATCCCATGGCAGATTCCACAAGATCCCAGGGGTCGGTTTTCCCTCCGGTATGCCAGGGGATATCACCATTCTCCCTTTGAATGTCGGCAATTATACCAGCAACTGAGCCGAGGTTTAGAGACGAATTGGGGTGCAGCTTTACATTTATTAGGTGCATTGACTCTCTATAAAAATAATAATATCCTTCGTAAAAACAGGGCTAAATTATCAAACCCCTATCTATTTTACAAGATTTATGCAAACAAAACTGAATGATCCTTCAGGGCAATTTATTTTGATTATTTAAACAGGCTCTTATACCCCAACTTGAGGAGAAAATCATGGTAAGAAAGATCAGAAAAGCTGCAGTCATCGGATCCGGAATCATGGGCGGTGGAATTGCCGCCCTTCTTGCCGGCGCCGGTGTTGACGTGCTGCTGCTGGACATTGTCCCTTTTGATTTAACTGATGAAGAAAAAAAAGACCCTGTGGCGAAAAACCGCATTGTTCAAGCAGGCATGGAAGCCGCACTGGCGAAGAAGCCCTCTTTATTTTACAGTAAAAAAGACGCTTTGCGCATCAGCACGGGGAACCTGGATGATGATATTGAAAAATTGTCGGAATGCGACTGGATTGTTGAAGTGATCGTGGAAAATCTGAACGTCAAAAGAGCGCTGTTCGAAAAAATTACCAAAGTCAGAAAAGAAGGCACCATTGTTACCAGCAACACGTCCGGAATTCCTCTCAAGGATATGAGCCAAGGACTTTCCCAGGAGTTCAAAGCACACTTCATGGGCACCCATTTCTTTAACCCGGTCCGCTACATGCACCTGCTCGAACTCGTTCCCGGCGCTGAGACCAAACCCGACGTCATGAATTTCATTGCCCGGTTTGGTGAAAGAAACCTGGGTAAAGGTATTGTATGGGCCAAGGATACCCCGAACTTTGTGGGCAACAGAATCGGTGTTCAGGGTATTTGTGTCTGCATCAAATTCATGCTTGAAGACAAAATGACCATCCCCGAAGTGGATGCCCTGCTTGGACCGGCCCTGGGCCGCCCCAAGACCGCCATCTTCAAAACCTCGGACCTGGTTGGCATTGACACCATGGTTCATGTGGCCAAAAACTCCTATGACCTGTGCCCGGATGACGAGCAGCGCGACACACTTGTCCTGCCTGAATTTATCTCCACAATGGTCGATAAAAAAATGCTGGGCAATAAAACCCAGGGCGGGTTTTACAAAACAGAACTGACGCCGGAATGGAAAAAACTGCGCAAGGTACTCAATTTTGACACCCTGGAATATGAAGCTTTTGAAAAAAAGTCGTTTCCCTGCCTGGACCAAGCCAAGGAAAAAGCCACTCTGAAAGAGAAGTTGTCTTGCGTACTCAAAGGCGACGACAAAGGCGCCAAGTTTGCCTGGAAATGCCAGGCCAACGCGTTCCAGTATGCTGCCAACCGGGTACCTGAAATCGCCGAGACCATCGTTGAAATTGATAACGCCATGAAATGGGGCTACAACTTTGCCATGGGACCCTTTGAAACCTGGGATGCCTATGGTGTTGAAGA
This genomic window contains:
- a CDS encoding acyltransferase — translated: MIRDKRPYYIKQAWYRFQNFYVRRYLAPQLSSLGPHPYIIKPWYIELFGSPISIGSHVTLLGCPDKRTRLTVWSEKKDIDGIRIGDHVLISPGVRISAANSICIADSCMLASHAYITDSDWHGIYDRSLPPAGRSRVVLKENVWIGDSAIVCKDVTIGRNSIIGAGAVVTCDIPANVVAAGNPARIIRKLDPAREIITRKDRYGDTEKMTMALETAEKDYLEGNTFLGWIRSLIAPGRK
- a CDS encoding 3-hydroxyacyl-CoA dehydrogenase NAD-binding domain-containing protein, with product MVRKIRKAAVIGSGIMGGGIAALLAGAGVDVLLLDIVPFDLTDEEKKDPVAKNRIVQAGMEAALAKKPSLFYSKKDALRISTGNLDDDIEKLSECDWIVEVIVENLNVKRALFEKITKVRKEGTIVTSNTSGIPLKDMSQGLSQEFKAHFMGTHFFNPVRYMHLLELVPGAETKPDVMNFIARFGERNLGKGIVWAKDTPNFVGNRIGVQGICVCIKFMLEDKMTIPEVDALLGPALGRPKTAIFKTSDLVGIDTMVHVAKNSYDLCPDDEQRDTLVLPEFISTMVDKKMLGNKTQGGFYKTELTPEWKKLRKVLNFDTLEYEAFEKKSFPCLDQAKEKATLKEKLSCVLKGDDKGAKFAWKCQANAFQYAANRVPEIAETIVEIDNAMKWGYNFAMGPFETWDAYGVEDAVERMKNEGIDVPANVTDMLAKGKKYFYKLENGIRYYFDFSSGQYKAVPVSKNMVSIAAAKGNNKTVFENASASLVDIGDDVFCIEFHTKMNAINGEIVDSIGKALDYVEENGAGLVIGNEAGGMPGAFSAGADLAFVSKLCHEKKYAEIDAFLVKGQSGIQRVKYAPVPVVAAPYGMVLGAGCETCLSADRIVAHTELFMGLVEIGVGLLPAGGGCMNLWKKYVDALPGKTVKEVDLSKFFVQAFMKIAMAAVSMSAAQARDNGFLGLADRIVMNRDNLVGEAKKEVLKMVEDGYIPPLKKKIKVIGTAGQGMVNAEVFNLLNGKFMSEYDAFLAKRIAYVVSGGDANEGSEIAEEAILKLEREAFVDFCKEEKTIARIDHMLRTGKPLRN
- a CDS encoding phenyltransferase domain-containing protein; this translates as MHLINVKLHPNSSLNLGSVAGIIADIQRENGDIPWHTGGKTDPWDLVESAMGLNIAGFHDQAMAALDWLAALQNENGSWYSSYMDSVPEDRTTESHMACYLAVGLFHQFLIKRDKADLEKFWSIMSKGIGFALDLQAVTGEIYWAKSPEGKVDPMSLLSGSSSIFMSLKCALAIAGILDRDCPEWEDALKRLGRSIRENIFTYNVSKSRFSMYWFYPILSGALQGRRAKARIDRYWHKYVIEDQGCRCVSDQPWVTIAETSELVLALHAMGRRQKAAIVFSWIHNRVFEDQTFWCGYTYPDMVVWPEDKISWTNAVVLIAADALYGLTPGARLFDHDAWDGCKFTS